The Acinetobacter pittii genome contains a region encoding:
- a CDS encoding ExeM/NucH family extracellular endonuclease: MKTFQLRTLSVLLGALGAFTYSPWAQAQLMFSQYVDGSSNRKGLEIYNPDGTTVNLADYEIQQFNNGGTAKTATFRLQGSLTSKQKFLVGRSELQAELGSKVNQVAALSFNGDDAVVLVYKGTPVDRFGRIGERPEAGWGTAVSSLGNSFKRIETENPALSIDATATFDLDRSWSAWTNRNDFSNLSSSTTQLPVESVSCSSSDTPIADLSTAAQNQTYTVRGVITADYRYANGFSGFYVQTPDTKARTNVSNAIFVYIPNSSAVKGGQVGDEVILRGRLTTYQNQLQLDQLQQDIQTCNSNMANQVQPISLELPFASLTGGSTHSPQRYQGMLVKLPQTLTVSENYNYGRYGELSLSLGRLYIPTNLYPALSPEAKALAQKNLLSKIIFDDGYNNQNRTPWLPTNFSAANTLRSGYQLKNAEGILEYRFNGWRVQPVLGRNQPEVITQTNPRQNVITKNANHIRVASFNVLNYDNGATGFPTERGATTQAEFDKQHRKIVSALKAIDADVYGLMEIANNGYGPKSAIAHLTSALGSDWKYVVPENLDRLGSDAIAVAIIYNSKRVKPLNKPVVLDLGDKNRTTLAQSFQAVRGNKTFTVIPNHLKSKSCSGVDASSTDADQKDGQGCWNPTRVKAVDQIVQWLAKNPTQVPKQNALLVGDMNSYAKEEPILSFEKANYKVLLNDTKVGQGTQAYSYVFGVASDANGNGGAGNLDHAIADASLYPKVVRTFAWHINADEPTALDYNEEYKTDEQKTLFYGEDAYRSSDHDPVIVDLDLNGKDSSQPDDDKKNGIFDFLTELMNWLSQLFKRN, from the coding sequence ATGAAAACTTTTCAATTACGCACACTTTCTGTGCTATTAGGGGCACTTGGTGCTTTTACATATAGTCCTTGGGCACAAGCACAGCTCATGTTTAGTCAATATGTTGACGGCAGTAGTAACCGCAAAGGTTTGGAAATTTATAATCCAGATGGGACTACAGTTAATTTAGCCGACTATGAAATTCAACAATTTAATAATGGCGGTACAGCAAAAACAGCGACTTTCCGTTTACAAGGATCGTTAACCAGTAAGCAGAAGTTTTTAGTAGGTCGTTCTGAGTTACAAGCTGAACTTGGTAGTAAGGTCAATCAGGTCGCTGCATTATCTTTTAATGGTGATGATGCCGTTGTACTCGTTTATAAAGGCACACCTGTAGACCGTTTTGGGCGTATTGGTGAGCGACCAGAAGCAGGATGGGGAACAGCCGTTTCGAGCTTGGGAAATAGTTTTAAGCGTATTGAAACTGAGAACCCAGCTTTAAGTATTGATGCAACCGCTACATTTGATTTGGACCGTTCATGGTCAGCTTGGACAAATCGAAATGACTTTTCAAATTTATCAAGTTCTACAACTCAGCTTCCTGTTGAATCAGTAAGTTGTTCAAGCTCGGATACACCAATTGCTGATCTATCAACCGCAGCACAAAACCAGACTTATACCGTACGTGGGGTGATTACTGCCGACTATCGTTATGCCAATGGTTTCTCTGGTTTTTATGTTCAGACACCAGATACGAAAGCACGTACAAATGTCAGCAATGCTATTTTTGTTTATATTCCAAATAGTAGTGCGGTAAAAGGTGGGCAAGTTGGCGATGAAGTTATTTTGCGAGGTCGTTTAACAACTTATCAAAACCAGTTGCAATTAGATCAATTACAACAAGATATTCAAACTTGTAATAGCAATATGGCAAATCAGGTGCAGCCGATTAGCCTCGAACTTCCATTTGCTAGCTTAACAGGTGGTTCAACCCATTCTCCGCAGCGTTATCAAGGTATGTTGGTTAAATTACCTCAGACTTTAACCGTGAGCGAGAATTACAATTATGGCCGTTATGGTGAATTATCTCTAAGCTTAGGCCGCTTATATATTCCAACCAATTTATATCCAGCGTTATCTCCTGAAGCCAAAGCTCTTGCTCAGAAAAATTTATTGTCGAAAATTATTTTTGACGACGGCTATAACAATCAAAACCGTACCCCATGGTTACCGACAAATTTTAGTGCTGCCAATACGTTACGTTCGGGTTATCAACTTAAAAATGCTGAAGGTATTTTGGAATATCGTTTTAATGGTTGGCGTGTGCAACCAGTGCTTGGACGTAATCAGCCTGAAGTGATTACTCAAACAAACCCGCGTCAAAATGTCATTACCAAAAATGCTAATCACATTCGCGTAGCTTCATTTAACGTTTTGAACTATGACAATGGTGCAACTGGTTTCCCAACAGAGCGTGGTGCAACAACACAAGCTGAGTTTGATAAACAGCACCGTAAAATTGTGAGTGCACTCAAAGCAATTGATGCTGATGTCTACGGTTTAATGGAAATTGCGAACAATGGTTATGGTCCGAAGAGTGCAATTGCTCATTTAACCAGTGCTTTAGGTAGTGATTGGAAATACGTTGTTCCTGAAAACTTAGACCGTTTAGGTAGTGACGCAATCGCAGTTGCTATTATTTATAACAGCAAGCGTGTTAAACCTTTAAATAAACCTGTTGTACTTGATTTAGGCGATAAGAACCGAACAACATTGGCGCAAAGTTTCCAAGCAGTTCGCGGTAATAAAACGTTTACAGTTATTCCAAATCACTTGAAATCGAAAAGCTGTAGTGGGGTGGATGCTAGCTCTACTGACGCAGACCAAAAAGATGGTCAAGGTTGTTGGAACCCAACTCGTGTGAAAGCAGTTGATCAAATTGTGCAGTGGCTTGCAAAAAATCCAACTCAAGTGCCTAAGCAAAATGCTTTACTTGTCGGGGATATGAACAGCTATGCAAAAGAAGAACCTATTTTGTCATTTGAAAAAGCAAACTACAAAGTTTTGCTGAATGACACCAAGGTAGGGCAGGGTACTCAGGCATATAGCTATGTGTTTGGTGTTGCGAGTGATGCCAATGGTAATGGTGGAGCAGGTAACTTAGACCATGCAATTGCCGATGCCTCTTTATATCCAAAAGTGGTCAGAACCTTTGCATGGCATATCAATGCAGATGAGCCAACAGCTTTAGACTACAACGAAGAATATAAAACTGATGAGCAAAAGACATTGTTCTATGGTGAAGATGCTTATCGTTCTTCAGATCATGACCCTGTAATTGTTGATCTGGATTTAAATGGAAAAGACTCAAGCCAGCCTGATGATGATAAGAAAAACGGTATTTTTGATTTCTTAACTGAATTAATGAATTGGCTTAGTCAGCTTTTTAAGCGTAATTAA